A genomic region of Coregonus clupeaformis isolate EN_2021a unplaced genomic scaffold, ASM2061545v1 scaf0125, whole genome shotgun sequence contains the following coding sequences:
- the LOC121556514 gene encoding protein shisa-7-like: MTPTTNLQVFAVSLLSLLAAPLTTAEDSSPSPPPSPLRTDPRPRQGGSTDPPQSTPSPPLLLLAIHANLRPAALQGRPKAPEKLPESPGVLETPPRPLAQIMFPKNVTSAAAGALAPPLGAAQVAPPPRRLVDVDVCHGYYDVMGQLDNTFNCSKDSFIYCCGSCHYRFCCPDPTRRLEQSSCTNYDSPDWAKTQPPNAIPLDDDVPELDPLQPLSHNTGFVIGGVIVFMVAVAVGIKIMFNKVSQQANNGEINMPRALVDMLRHQSSPVQQDERNNSVALCGSGEGQGTLGRPPKNLYAPGLPSKDNRLGNIQHNFIHSGTSPNHTATIERAPRMNNAQLAAGGTLLSSKHNNTKGQPSFHHSLHNLAQLPPSYENATKPELNRYSSLKRLEKSGLDEYSSGYCTTKRRPHTAQPALQSSSHHIPCGGDYNTMGGRGTLPRHAPRPWIQPTGLPPVSPTVNPYPLDPTEQHYNPNYDTLSKPARKVMSQDQLLNMGDVPGNTGTLSRMSKNQQHQYYKAMAAATKNSNTQTLTRKPKDRPQERPQSNNQTLTRKPKDWPQERPQERPQDRLLMSPDHLEESMGRGVGGMGVGGMGVGVPDPYAHGGGGGMVPTLPRGGLTPQQKAQSQQNVCATPSLDRHHMIKMNSHPTSGREQERSQGMTGHMSGGMGGGMGGWGGSEMPGAGVVMGTGTLGGHSAKRMAFAAKRQNTIEQTTKSD; encoded by the exons ATGACGCCCACCACCAATCTCCAAGTCTTCgccgtctccctcctctctctccttgctGCCCCACTTACCACAGCTGAGGAcagctccccctctccccctccctctcccctacgTACCGACCCCCGGCCTCGCCAGGGGGGCTCCACCGACCCCCCTCAGTCCACCCccagcccccctctcctcctcctggccATCCATGCCAACCTCCGCCCCGCTGCCCTCCAGGGCAGGCCCAAAGCTCCAGAGAAACTTCCAGAATCCCCTGGGGTTCTGGAGACCCCTCCCCGACCCCTGGCCCAGATCATGTTCCCCAAGAACGTGACGTCTGCGGCGGCGGGAGCCCTGGCTCCTCCGTTGGGCGCGGCCCAGGTGGCTCCTCCTCCCCGCAGACTGGTGGATGTGGACGTGTGCCATGGTTACTATGACGTCATGGGCCAGTTGGACAACACCTTCAACTGCTCCAAGGACAGCTTCATCTACTGCTGTGGCAGCTGCCACTACCGCTTCTGCTGCCCCGACCCCACCCGCCGTCTGGAGCAGAGCAGCTGTACCAACTACGACTCCCCGGATTGGGCCAAGACCCAGCCGCCAAACGCCATACCCCTGGACGATGATGTGCCGGAACTGGACCCTCTGCAGCCACTGAGCCACAACACAGGCTTTGTGATTGGAGGCGTTATTGTGTTTATGGTAGCGGTTGCCGTGGGGATTAAGATAATGTTCAACAAGGTGTCGCAGCAGGCCAACAACGGAGAGATCAACATGCCCAG AGCGCTGGTGGACATGTTGCGTCACCAGTCCAGTCCAGTGCAGCAGGATGAGAGGAACAACAGCGTGGCTCTGTGTGGTTCAGGGGAGGGACAGGGTACGCTGGGCAGACCTCCCAAAAACCTCTACGCCCCTGGCCTGCCCAGCAAGGACAACAGAC TGGGGAATATTCAACACAATTTTATCCACTCAGGAACCAGTCCCAATCACACTGCTACCATCG AACGCGCCCCCCGTATGAACAACGCCCAGCTGGCGGCTGGAGGCACTCTTCTGTCCAGCAAACACAACAACACTAAAGGGCAGCCCTCCTTCCACCACTCCCTCCATAACCTGGCACAGCTCCCCCCATCCTACGAGAATGCCACCAAGCCAGAGCTCAACAGATACTCCTCGCTCAAACGCCTGG AAAAGAGTGGTCTTGATGAATATTCATCGGGATACTGCACCACCAAGAGGCGTCCCCACACGGCCCAGCCCgctctccagtcctccagtcacCACATCCCCTGTGGCGGAGACTACAACACCATGGGTGGGAGGGGCACCCTCCCCCGCCACGCCCCCCGACCCTGGATCCAACCCACCGGCCTACCCCCCGTCTCCCCCACGGTCAACCCCTACCCCCTGGACCCAACCGAGCAGCACTACAACCCCAACTACGACACCCTGTCCAAGCCTGCCAGGAAGGTCATGTCGCAGGACCAGCTGCTCAACATGGGGGACGTCCCTGGGAACACTGGGACCCTCTCCAGGATGTCCAAGAACCAGCAGCACCAGTACTACAAAGCCATGGCTGCTGCTACTAAGAACTCCAACACCCAGACCCTGACACGGAAGCCCAAGGATCGACCCCAGGAGCGGCCTCAGTCCAACAACCAGACCCTGACGAGGAAGCCCAAGGATTGGCCCCAGGAGCGGCCTCAGGAGCGTCCTCAGGATCGTCTACTCATGTCCCCAGATCACCTGGAGGAGAGCATGGGTAGAGGGGTCGGTGGGATGGGGGTCGGAGGGATGGGAGTGGGTGTGCCGGATCCATATGCCCATGGAGGCGGGGGAGGCATGGTCCCCACTCTCCCCCGGGGTGGTCTCACTCCTCAGCAGAAAGCCCAGTCCCAGCAGAATGTATGTGCCACACCCTCCCTGGACCGCCACCACATGATCAAGATGAACTCTCACCCCACCTCCGGGAGGGAGCAGGAGAGAAGCCAGGGCATGACGGGGCATATGAGCGGAGGCATGGGGGGAGGCATGGGGGGCTGGGGTGGTAGCGAAATGCCTGGGGCGGGGGTTGTCATGGGAACAGGGACGCTAGGGGGCCACAGCGCCAAGAGGATGGCTTTCGCTGCCAAGAGGCAGAACACTATCGAGCA